In Methanomicrobium antiquum, one DNA window encodes the following:
- a CDS encoding methanogenesis marker 8 protein, protein MSLIDEHIIEAAGKTQVVIRNGKVISVGKPVITNCPLARRFNYPVNNMEPEEIKKNIEERISSFGMCTKEREVLSDDDFVLFGASELLSSAISGGIIDCAVIACDGAGTVIAQNPRLVQGIGGKMSGLVQTCPYPEVICRINNNLGYTVFPNDASIDSYKGYLKAVELGFLNIAVTVTSGEEALRLRKTDENAFIVAVHTTNADIHESELLAENCDIISACASKHLREIAGKRALLQGGVSVPVYAMTKKGKEVILEKIKNTKNQVLIKGGKLPFSAGKDPSPLV, encoded by the coding sequence ATGTCATTAATTGATGAGCATATAATTGAGGCTGCCGGAAAGACTCAGGTTGTAATAAGAAATGGAAAAGTGATATCGGTTGGAAAGCCGGTTATTACAAATTGTCCTCTTGCAAGACGATTTAATTATCCTGTAAATAATATGGAGCCTGAAGAAATTAAAAAAAACATAGAGGAGCGGATTTCATCATTTGGAATGTGCACAAAAGAGCGTGAGGTTCTCTCTGATGATGATTTTGTTTTATTTGGCGCATCTGAGCTTTTATCTTCGGCAATCTCCGGTGGAATTATTGATTGTGCAGTAATTGCCTGTGATGGTGCGGGAACGGTTATTGCACAAAATCCACGTCTTGTTCAGGGAATTGGTGGAAAAATGTCCGGTCTTGTACAAACGTGCCCTTACCCTGAGGTCATATGTAGAATAAATAATAATCTGGGATATACTGTTTTTCCAAACGATGCTTCAATAGATTCATACAAAGGATATTTAAAAGCAGTTGAGCTTGGATTTTTAAATATTGCAGTTACTGTAACCTCAGGAGAAGAGGCCCTCCGGCTTAGAAAAACAGATGAAAATGCATTTATTGTCGCTGTTCATACAACGAACGCTGATATACATGAATCAGAGCTTCTTGCTGAAAACTGTGATATAATATCTGCATGCGCTTCAAAGCATCTTCGTGAAATCGCCGGTAAAAGAGCACTCCTGCAGGGAGGAGTTTCAGTGCCTGTTTACGCAATGACAAAGAAGGGAAAAGAAGTAATTCTTGAAAAAATTAAAAATACAAAGAATCAGGTTTTAATTAAAGGTGGAAAACTGCCCTTTTCAGCAGGAAAAGATCCATCTCCTCTTGTCTGA
- a CDS encoding DUF1624 domain-containing protein: MNRNFYKKTDTNKILRLWEIDFIRGFAIISMILFHILFDLNYFNIANINTNIGLIRIYGYFTASLFVFIAGVSVFLSSERAKFSLSKEKYLLKYFKRGLFLFSLGLLITTATWIFIGSGTIIFGILHLLGISIILSPFFIRFKKYNFFIGIFVITIGFFFSQLSGPFYLIPLGITPEWFYSLDYEPLFPWFGVFLLGIATGAKFYPGGKRQFEKTGFIKEKSRKKQDEFSFFSEGLEFCGKHSLLIYLVHQPVIILILSLISGKILL, from the coding sequence TTGAATAGGAATTTTTACAAAAAAACTGACACTAATAAAATTTTAAGATTATGGGAGATTGATTTTATCCGGGGATTTGCCATTATCTCAATGATTCTATTTCACATACTCTTTGATCTTAATTATTTCAATATCGCTAACATAAACACAAATATCGGTTTAATAAGAATTTATGGATATTTCACTGCATCGTTATTTGTATTCATTGCAGGAGTCTCTGTTTTTCTAAGCAGTGAAAGAGCTAAATTCTCTCTTTCAAAAGAAAAATACTTACTCAAATATTTTAAAAGAGGTCTTTTTTTATTTAGCCTGGGACTTTTAATAACAACTGCAACATGGATTTTTATTGGATCAGGCACAATCATCTTTGGAATACTGCATCTGCTTGGAATTTCAATTATTCTATCTCCATTTTTTATCAGATTTAAAAAATATAATTTTTTCATAGGAATTTTTGTTATAACAATCGGATTTTTCTTCTCACAGTTATCAGGCCCTTTTTATCTGATACCTCTTGGAATAACTCCTGAATGGTTTTATTCCCTTGATTACGAGCCTTTATTCCCATGGTTTGGAGTTTTTCTTCTTGGTATAGCAACAGGAGCCAAATTTTACCCTGGAGGGAAGAGACAGTTTGAAAAAACAGGATTCATAAAAGAAAAATCCAGAAAAAAACAGGATGAATTTTCTTTTTTTTCAGAAGGGCTGGAATTTTGCGGAAAACATTCACTTCTGATATACCTTGTCCATCAGCCGGTCATAATTCTTATTCTGTCACTAATATCAGGAAAGATACTTTTGTGA
- the hypE gene encoding hydrogenase expression/formation protein HypE yields the protein MKVNLMHGAGGAVFSDLLGKTLTKYKNNNAGGIGLESLDDGAVIPFGDKNIVFTTDSHVVRPLFFPGGDIGRISVCGTANDLSMMGGKPIALSCGMIIEEGFDIDILEKIVASMDEALLECGASLVTGDTKVLEKGAIDGIAINTAGIGIVEKPVRDNGLKPGDVIIVSGTIGDHGLCIMTTREGFDLGEQIRSDVAPVWELVKSAMDAGEIHAMKDPTRGGFSNAINEMAEKSGVQVRINEETLPIRNSVRSASELLGINPLDVANEGKVVMGVSADDAEAILKAIKKNKYGKDAAIIGRVTEGKSVIMETSIGGERFIEAPVGDPVPRVC from the coding sequence ATGAAAGTCAATCTTATGCATGGCGCCGGCGGGGCCGTTTTTTCAGATCTTCTTGGAAAGACACTCACAAAATACAAAAATAATAATGCCGGCGGTATTGGTCTTGAATCACTCGATGACGGCGCGGTAATACCGTTTGGTGACAAAAATATTGTATTTACAACAGATTCGCATGTTGTGCGCCCTCTCTTTTTCCCCGGCGGGGATATTGGAAGAATATCAGTATGCGGCACAGCAAATGATCTTTCCATGATGGGGGGAAAGCCTATTGCACTCTCCTGTGGTATGATAATTGAAGAGGGATTTGACATTGATATCCTTGAAAAAATTGTTGCATCAATGGATGAGGCACTTTTGGAATGTGGAGCATCTCTTGTAACCGGCGATACAAAAGTTCTTGAAAAGGGGGCAATTGACGGCATTGCCATTAACACCGCGGGAATTGGAATTGTTGAGAAACCTGTCCGTGACAACGGACTAAAGCCCGGCGACGTAATAATAGTTAGCGGCACAATTGGTGATCACGGCCTTTGTATCATGACAACCCGCGAAGGCTTTGATTTGGGTGAGCAGATTAGATCCGATGTTGCGCCAGTATGGGAGCTTGTAAAATCTGCAATGGATGCAGGGGAGATTCATGCAATGAAAGATCCTACACGTGGAGGATTTTCAAACGCCATTAATGAGATGGCCGAGAAATCAGGCGTCCAGGTCAGAATCAATGAGGAAACGCTTCCAATAAGAAATAGTGTAAGGAGTGCTTCAGAACTTTTAGGCATTAATCCTCTTGATGTCGCAAACGAAGGAAAGGTTGTTATGGGTGTCTCCGCTGATGATGCGGAAGCTATCTTAAAAGCGATTAAGAAGAACAAATATGGGAAAGATGCGGCAATAATCGGCAGAGTAACAGAAGGAAAATCTGTTATTATGGAGACTTCAATTGGCGGCGAACGGTTTATAGAGGCGCCTGTCGGAGATCCTGTTCCAAGGGTCTGCTGA
- a CDS encoding archaeosine biosynthesis radical SAM protein RaSEA, translating to MISQKIEKPLACWKSKETYSGEVLDCLTVIFKSGGCSWNRCTMCGYKNERYHKMPAEELSTRIKQQVSWVLSEFKPDSYQMVKIFTSGSFFDTDEVPPGARDSIGEAFKGKIVIAESRTEYVKEDIISDFLAIVDDNSHKNPLYVAMGLETTNDYIREKCIDKGHTFEDFKNAVSQGRKAGAGIKTYLMMKPPFLTESEALLDMQKSLKECAPYSDMISMNLCTVQNRTDVERLWKQRAYRPPYLWSALKVLIEADVHVMCDPVGGGKRRGPHNCGKCDMEIVDAIREFSLNVDKELLRVYFERGCKCKNEWEFILKEEKPFCMPLTE from the coding sequence ATGATATCTCAAAAAATTGAAAAACCTCTGGCATGCTGGAAAAGTAAAGAGACATATTCAGGAGAAGTTCTCGACTGCCTCACTGTGATCTTTAAATCAGGCGGCTGTTCATGGAACAGGTGCACAATGTGCGGATATAAGAATGAAAGGTATCACAAAATGCCTGCAGAGGAACTCTCAACCAGAATTAAACAGCAGGTTTCATGGGTTCTTTCTGAATTTAAGCCTGACAGCTACCAGATGGTAAAAATATTTACTTCAGGAAGTTTTTTTGACACTGACGAAGTCCCGCCCGGTGCCAGGGATTCAATTGGAGAGGCATTCAAAGGCAAAATTGTTATCGCAGAATCAAGGACCGAATATGTAAAGGAAGATATTATTTCGGACTTTTTAGCGATTGTTGATGACAATTCACACAAAAATCCATTGTATGTTGCAATGGGCCTTGAGACAACAAACGACTATATCCGGGAAAAATGCATTGACAAAGGCCACACATTTGAGGATTTCAAAAATGCTGTAAGTCAGGGAAGAAAGGCCGGCGCAGGCATTAAAACATATCTCATGATGAAACCGCCATTCCTGACTGAATCAGAGGCACTTTTGGATATGCAAAAATCTCTCAAAGAGTGTGCGCCGTACTCTGATATGATTTCTATGAATCTCTGCACTGTCCAAAACAGAACAGATGTTGAAAGACTCTGGAAACAAAGGGCTTACAGACCACCATATCTCTGGAGTGCTCTGAAGGTTTTAATTGAGGCAGATGTTCATGTAATGTGCGATCCTGTCGGCGGAGGGAAAAGAAGAGGTCCTCACAACTGTGGGAAATGTGATATGGAAATTGTTGACGCGATAAGAGAATTTTCACTCAATGTAGATAAAGAACTTTTAAGAGTTTATTTTGAAAGAGGATGTAAATGCAAAAATGAGTGGGAATTTATCTTAAAAGAAGAAAAACCCTTTTGCATGCCCCTGACAGAATAA
- a CDS encoding ParA family protein, with product MTFAHHKGGTGKTTSCLSIAGCLLKSNEKLLIIDCDPQANATTGLGVDPEKQSKNMYDVFMNVFEGFPDISLKDVIIKTSSGIDLAPSSLDLVGVEPYLYSINERAFVLKEAIKPLLNEYRYILIDTPPSMGQFVINGLIAADRIVLTLDESIFAQKGLESLNYIFEDIKENTGKNKSPDMAIFTRAGTLHQRKSPMEEIKSAFKQLFSSKNPDDTEKKRQDELEAEVKKMIKEVYSVPYDPEIYRAQKEGMPVTNISPESPASQKYREISEIIKKW from the coding sequence ATTACTTTTGCACATCATAAAGGAGGTACCGGAAAAACAACCTCATGCCTCAGCATTGCAGGCTGTCTTTTAAAGAGCAATGAAAAATTACTGATAATTGACTGTGATCCACAGGCCAATGCTACAACAGGCCTTGGAGTTGACCCTGAAAAACAGTCAAAAAACATGTATGATGTTTTCATGAATGTTTTTGAAGGGTTTCCTGATATCTCATTAAAAGATGTAATTATAAAAACATCATCAGGAATTGATCTTGCACCATCCTCACTGGACCTTGTTGGAGTTGAACCTTACCTTTATAGTATAAATGAGAGGGCTTTCGTCTTAAAAGAGGCAATAAAGCCGCTTTTGAATGAATACAGATATATCTTGATAGACACTCCTCCTAGTATGGGTCAGTTTGTGATAAACGGACTTATAGCAGCAGACAGAATTGTTTTGACTCTTGATGAAAGTATCTTCGCTCAAAAGGGCCTTGAAAGCTTAAATTACATCTTTGAGGACATAAAAGAAAATACAGGAAAAAATAAATCACCAGACATGGCAATTTTCACTCGCGCAGGAACACTACATCAAAGAAAATCTCCAATGGAAGAGATAAAAAGTGCATTCAAACAATTGTTTTCATCCAAAAATCCGGATGATACTGAAAAAAAGCGTCAGGATGAACTTGAGGCAGAAGTAAAAAAGATGATTAAGGAAGTATATTCTGTCCCATATGACCCGGAGATATACAGAGCCCAAAAAGAAGGAATGCCTGTTACAAATATCTCGCCTGAGAGTCCGGCCTCACAAAAATACAGAGAAATTTCTGAAATAATTAAAAAGTGGTGA
- the ade gene encoding adenine deaminase: MTQKKLLNVALGKEKADVVFLNANTFNPFTCGWKKQNIAVKDGIIIGEGDYEGEKETDLNGAKIIPGLIDAHVHIESSLLTPAEYGRLVLLRGTTAIIADPHEIANVAGKKGIEYMISEAEKTALDIFYMIPSCVPATNMDMGGAVLDSDDIKEFSDKNFVIGLGEMMNYPGVLSGDDEVFKKLEIFKNIDGHCPLLLGKELNAYILQGISSDHECTNKDEALEKLEKGMYIMLREGSTEKNLSELIPVVNSCTVSRCMFATDDRHADMLVNDGHIDDCIRKAIKCGLQPELAYRMATLSPAERFGLFDRGSLTPGRIADFCVIDDSEEFKVLKTYKSGVEIRDLGYKKPTCLKTGFKTARIDEIIKLERGKKIANIAGIIEGQIITRHITKLTDTSKLPDLNGDILKCVVCDRYRGKKAGIGLVNGFKMKCGAIASSVSHDSHNIVAVGCSDEEIISAVELLKESNGGMSVIVDKKSFVLPLECGGIMSHKSFEDVNSELEKLNSLVKLTGAVKNPFMYLSFLALTVIPEIRITERGVFDVVGFSDISLFKED; this comes from the coding sequence ATGACTCAGAAAAAACTTTTAAATGTCGCTCTTGGAAAGGAAAAAGCAGATGTTGTCTTTTTGAATGCAAACACCTTTAATCCTTTTACCTGTGGCTGGAAGAAGCAGAATATTGCAGTAAAAGATGGAATAATAATAGGTGAGGGAGATTATGAGGGGGAAAAAGAAACAGATCTGAATGGTGCAAAAATCATTCCCGGACTGATTGACGCCCACGTTCATATTGAAAGCTCTCTTTTAACACCGGCAGAATACGGACGTCTTGTCCTTTTAAGAGGAACAACGGCAATAATCGCTGATCCCCATGAAATCGCAAATGTTGCCGGAAAAAAGGGCATAGAATATATGATTTCAGAGGCTGAAAAAACAGCTTTGGATATTTTTTATATGATTCCGTCATGCGTTCCTGCAACAAATATGGATATGGGCGGCGCTGTTTTAGATTCCGATGATATAAAAGAATTTTCTGATAAAAATTTTGTAATCGGACTTGGCGAGATGATGAATTATCCCGGAGTTTTGTCAGGTGATGATGAAGTCTTTAAAAAATTAGAGATTTTTAAAAATATTGACGGGCATTGTCCGCTTCTTTTGGGAAAGGAGTTAAACGCTTATATTCTGCAGGGTATTTCAAGCGATCATGAGTGTACAAATAAGGATGAGGCTTTGGAAAAGCTTGAAAAGGGAATGTATATTATGCTACGTGAAGGTTCAACAGAGAAAAATCTCTCTGAACTTATACCTGTAGTAAATTCATGCACTGTTTCAAGATGCATGTTTGCAACCGATGACAGGCATGCTGATATGCTTGTCAATGACGGGCATATTGACGACTGTATCCGAAAGGCAATAAAATGCGGTCTTCAGCCTGAACTTGCATACAGAATGGCAACACTTTCTCCGGCAGAGAGATTTGGTCTTTTTGACAGAGGTTCATTAACTCCGGGAAGAATTGCAGATTTCTGTGTCATTGATGACTCAGAAGAATTTAAAGTCTTAAAGACTTATAAGTCCGGAGTTGAAATAAGAGATTTAGGATATAAAAAGCCAACTTGCTTAAAAACCGGGTTTAAAACTGCACGTATAGACGAAATAATCAAATTAGAACGAGGCAAAAAAATTGCAAATATTGCAGGAATAATTGAAGGACAGATTATTACAAGGCACATAACAAAACTGACAGATACTTCAAAACTGCCTGATTTAAACGGAGATATTTTGAAATGTGTTGTATGTGATCGCTATCGTGGTAAAAAGGCAGGCATAGGTCTTGTAAACGGCTTTAAAATGAAATGTGGTGCAATTGCATCCTCTGTATCACATGATTCCCATAATATTGTTGCTGTTGGATGCAGTGATGAAGAAATAATCTCTGCAGTTGAGCTTTTAAAAGAGTCAAATGGCGGAATGTCAGTTATTGTTGATAAAAAATCCTTCGTTCTTCCTCTTGAATGCGGGGGAATTATGTCTCATAAATCCTTTGAAGATGTAAATTCAGAGCTTGAAAAATTAAATTCGCTTGTTAAATTAACAGGTGCGGTAAAAAATCCTTTTATGTACCTCTCATTTCTTGCATTAACTGTGATTCCTGAGATTAGAATCACTGAAAGAGGAGTATTTGATGTAGTCGGATTTTCTGATATTTCACTCTTCAAAGAAGACTAA
- a CDS encoding HypC/HybG/HupF family hydrogenase formation chaperone — protein MCIAIPAEVLEIKDGNIAVVDYGDLQQEVRIDLVDVVVGEFVLVHVGFAIQKLSREEALQTRQVFEEVYAAMEE, from the coding sequence ATGTGTATTGCAATACCGGCAGAAGTGTTGGAAATAAAAGATGGCAATATCGCTGTTGTTGATTATGGAGATCTTCAGCAGGAGGTCCGAATAGACCTTGTGGATGTTGTTGTAGGCGAATTTGTTTTAGTCCATGTAGGTTTTGCTATTCAGAAATTATCACGTGAAGAGGCACTCCAGACGCGTCAGGTATTTGAGGAAGTCTACGCGGCTATGGAGGAGTAA
- a CDS encoding hydrogenase maturation nickel metallochaperone HypA: MHEYSIAYDIFATSKRAAVENSATHIKKVCISVGEMTMVNPEQVIFLFETMCEDEDEPLFKDCSIEAKTVPVKTKCSCGYEGSERFVCPDCGSLPEVIEGREIVVTNIEIEVEDE; the protein is encoded by the coding sequence ATGCACGAATACTCTATAGCATACGATATTTTTGCAACCTCCAAACGGGCGGCTGTTGAAAATTCCGCAACACACATAAAAAAAGTATGTATCAGTGTCGGCGAAATGACAATGGTAAACCCTGAGCAGGTTATTTTTCTTTTTGAAACTATGTGTGAGGACGAAGATGAACCTCTTTTCAAAGACTGTAGCATTGAAGCAAAGACTGTTCCTGTAAAGACAAAATGCTCATGCGGTTATGAAGGTTCTGAAAGGTTTGTTTGTCCGGATTGTGGTTCTCTTCCTGAAGTAATCGAAGGAAGGGAAATAGTAGTCACAAATATTGAAATTGAGGTAGAAGACGAATGA
- a CDS encoding TIGR00300 family protein encodes MEASREIELEGHIIDSGIMTRVFDKVLDMGGNFEITTFDVGKKKQDTSYARLIITAVDEEELDNILSELHRLGARMPEVENAKLKEAFGDRILPKGFYSTTNHPTFVKYDDKWIPVENIEMDCHIVLEKDTLSATCVPLAKIKKGDNIVIGERGVRVVPPERSRKVNQFEFMQNTVSSERPSETIIKKIASEMKEIKENGGKIGIVGGPAIIHTRAAPALAEIIREGYIDVLFAGNALATHDIEYNLFGTSLGMNLDTGTLAVGGHKNHITAISEVIRAGSIKQAVEEGIIKTGIMYECVKNNIPFVLAGSIRDDGPLPDVITDVMIAQEEMRKNLRGLDMVIMIGTLLHSVAVGNCLPSYVKTICVDINPASVTKLNDRGSSQAIGVVSDAGAFLPLLAKYLKTDAIKSEQ; translated from the coding sequence ATGGAAGCGTCCCGTGAGATTGAACTTGAAGGTCATATTATTGATTCAGGGATTATGACCCGTGTTTTTGACAAAGTTCTGGATATGGGCGGCAATTTTGAGATTACCACCTTCGATGTAGGAAAGAAAAAACAGGACACAAGTTATGCAAGGCTGATTATCACAGCAGTGGATGAAGAGGAACTTGACAATATCCTAAGTGAGCTTCATCGACTTGGTGCAAGGATGCCTGAAGTTGAAAATGCAAAACTAAAAGAGGCCTTTGGCGACAGAATTTTACCAAAAGGATTTTACTCAACAACAAATCACCCGACATTTGTAAAATATGATGACAAATGGATTCCTGTTGAAAATATTGAGATGGACTGCCACATCGTATTGGAAAAAGACACACTTTCTGCAACCTGTGTGCCGCTTGCAAAAATAAAAAAGGGAGACAATATTGTAATCGGTGAGAGAGGGGTAAGGGTTGTGCCACCTGAGAGGTCAAGAAAAGTTAATCAGTTTGAATTTATGCAAAACACTGTCTCTTCAGAAAGGCCGAGTGAAACAATTATTAAAAAAATAGCCTCTGAGATGAAAGAGATTAAGGAAAACGGAGGAAAAATTGGGATTGTTGGCGGCCCTGCAATCATTCATACCCGGGCTGCACCGGCACTGGCAGAGATAATCCGTGAAGGATATATTGATGTATTATTTGCCGGAAATGCCCTCGCAACCCATGATATTGAATACAACCTGTTTGGAACATCTCTTGGAATGAATCTTGATACAGGAACACTTGCAGTTGGCGGACATAAAAATCACATAACAGCAATAAGCGAGGTTATCCGTGCAGGTTCGATTAAACAAGCAGTTGAAGAAGGCATAATAAAGACGGGAATTATGTATGAATGCGTGAAGAACAATATTCCGTTTGTTCTTGCAGGCTCAATAAGAGATGACGGCCCGCTTCCTGATGTTATTACCGATGTTATGATTGCACAGGAGGAGATGAGGAAAAATTTGCGCGGTCTTGATATGGTAATAATGATTGGAACACTTCTTCATTCTGTAGCTGTTGGAAACTGCCTGCCGTCATATGTAAAGACTATATGCGTTGATATAAATCCTGCATCAGTTACCAAATTAAATGACAGGGGTTCATCACAGGCAATCGGGGTTGTAAGCGATGCAGGAGCATTTTTGCCTCTCCTTGCAAAGTATCTGAAAACCGATGCTATAAAATCTGAACAGTAA